The Mastacembelus armatus chromosome 13, fMasArm1.2, whole genome shotgun sequence DNA segment AACACTACCAGAGTGAGAATAAAATTGGCCTCCGTCCTCTTATTTCTGACCCAGTTCTGTTTATCATAAAACTTTATGACCAATCTCAGGAGTGCGAGGGAGTGAAAGGGGAATGAATGagtgaggagggagaggaaaaagcCTGTTTTGTCTTACTGATGGAACTGTTTGGGAGACcacttctccttttcctttttttttatagtcAGCTCAACCACTTTGGCATAAAATATCTATGTTGTGACGGCATTTCCAGAGAACTTAATCACACAGCCTCTGCAAATATTGACAGAAAGAAGATCAGATCTCATTTGTAATATTGGAAATACATAGAATTGGTCGACTGTAGCATGTCtaactgaaatgtgttgtgtaATGATACGTGATATCAAAAGAGACTGTAGatgtacatttgtttaaatttaatgGTACTAAAGTTAtagaatatatttatttctctctAATGCTAACATTAGTTGCAAATTTAGTAGTTTAACATGTAtgctctttctgttttattgcttcATATATATTTCACACATCAGAGTGGAAAGCAACAGGAAAGACTGGAGGAAGGAAGATGGCAGGTGTTGCAGTTTGAGAGTCACACTGAAATCTGTAATTAATTCATAGCGCTATAACTCATACTTTTGAATTCAGTCATTTATCAATAAAAACAGCTCACTGCAGagtactttaaatatttttatttagttttcagaTACAGACATACAAAATTCCAAGAGTATTTGGAGAAAACTACTGACAAAGATTCTTGTCCTGCaacctgctgtttgtgtttaatgttaGTCTTTGATCATCCATGCTACAATGCTCTATCCTCCCATGATCAGCGTGTTTTGTCGTTAAGATAATTGGTGCAATTAGTGCTTAAAACCCCTCCACTGTGCTTCTCATTCTAATGGTTCAGCCGAAAGAAAAATGGATTTAACATGTAATTGACACCATCCAACGAGGCCCTGAAGAGCCTTTCATAAGGCAGTGCAGATGGATATGAGCGTTAATCTCATTCACTCTATTGATTCTCACTCAGTGTTGAGTATTGAGTGGGATGAGTGGATGAGGGTCATACTAGCACTGACAATGAGTTGCTATGTAAATGCCATGAAGGTGAAATCATAAGGTAACTGTAGTAACAGCTTgaaacttttttgattttgcataagacaaaacaaaacaaattttaagtTGAACTACAACAACCTACGAGTCAAAGGATGAATATTTGCATATTCCCATATCTCCCTTTTTTATTGACACTGTAGAAGACTAAAACATCCATAGATAATTTTGGCAATGCAATATTTGTACCTGACTTTGATCATAAGACAGCAGAAAGTTCCTGCTTCTTCATGAGGTCACCTTCCCACAGCTGATTTAGGCTATCATGAACAGAAACATGTTGGCTTCCTTAGATGTTCATCCAGTTTGCTGGAGCCATCTGCACGCTGTGTGCTCATAGCTTTTATTGCTATCTAAGAAACACAGTGGTTTTGTTTAGAAGCCAAGTGATGGCGATTgccaaatgtactgtatatgttgcATGATCCTGATAGCTGCAGGGAAACCACACCACACGTAGACGTACCCTGTTGTTATATTGCTGAGCAAGTATGAGTAGACACTGTAATGAGCATTCTTCTTTAATTTGATGTTGTTTTGTGATTTCTTTAGAGATAAAGCATATTGAGAGTCTtggagtattttttttaaatatactgttACATTTGTTGATGTTTAACCTTATTGCTGTGTGAACCTTGGTTCTCAATCTAGGGCATCCTTCTTTTCCATAGTTTTTTCTTCTTACTGTGGCttaagattttaattttttggcACAAAGAACAGTACCCAAACTGAGAGCTCTTTGTGGAAGGACAGCGTCAGTGAATGGCATACCTGTCGAATGAGCTCTGTGTTAGTGAGAAATTGGCCAACAGGGTGTGACTGGGggaaaatgtgactgtgtttaCTCTGCTAATGACTAATGGTGTCAAGGTAAGAAAGTAGTCAGATTATAGCCTCTGATCCTCTTGTAGTTGTAACCTTTGACAGAGAGAGTAAGTAAAAGAGAGATAAAGATAGtgacacaataaataaacacacacagtgagaagtAATAAATATAAGTACAAAAAAATATTCCAGACAGTAAAATTCATATTAAAGCCATgtgaattaattttaaaacttgAATAGTTTCTGAAGTaatttttgtggttgtttttataTGCAGTAAAATTAAGAAATGGCCTTGATGCTGAGATAGCTGGGTTTGATGCTGTGAACTCAGAAACTCAGAAACCCTGGCAATCTTATATGCAGAATAGCCTGTTATTTTAAGATATGTACAAAGAGTATGTACATATCGGTGTTTGTTAGTGTCCATGCCAtgctaaagtgtgtgtgtgtgtgtgtgtgtgtgtgtgtgtgtgtgtgtgtgtgtgtgtgtgtgtgtgtgtgtgtgtgtgtgtgtgtgtgtgtgtgtgtgtgtgtgtgtgtgtgttttctctgtttatctGTGCTGACCCCCGGGGGGGACGGGTGGAGCTATTTGGGGAATTCCCCTTATATTCATAACCTGCCCTCCTGCACCAGCTTGTGTGTACTTACACCATCCAAAAATGCATCGCCCTCTGTATTAAGTAGAGAGAAGCACAGCGACAGATGTTTATTGAGCACTAAAGgagggaggtcagaggtcagactcAAAGCCAGACGGATTCCTGCTGACTGACACCACAGCAAGGTGGATGTTTGCTATGGGTTTGACAGACACACCTAAATTTTCAGTCTTCCTCACTGTGTTTCTTAATTACCTACCTGAATTTGAGCAATACATAAAAATTATAGACTTATAGTCGCATTTTATCTTGAACTTGCACTCTTGTTTTTATGAACAAAATGGTTGTGACAGTGACCATTAATTTTTATGTTCCGAGGCCTCAGTCCATACACTGGTAGCTTTCCAAAGAGCCTCCCTCCTCAGTCTCAGTATCAGTCTCTCAGAGCGGAATCACACCATATTCACATGTCTATTTGAACTGTGCTCTGATTGTTCCTAAATCACAATATTTTGATGGTCTTACAGAGGTGACAGACACAGGAAagagtgtgtctgtttgtgtatgcatgcatgtctgCTTTATGAAGGCCCATCCGTGTTTGGACAAGTGTGTATTTATGGGGTAGACACAGGTTAAAGTAGGGATTAAAGCTTCTGCACAGTTTAGTTTCTTTTGTGAGGGTGTAGCACTGCTGTTGCTGACCAGGATTCTAATTCTcttcaacaataaaaaaaaaaaagtttgcaaaCTTGTCTCTACAGATGTTCCtacttaaatgaaaacaaatgaaaagattACTTAAATGCTtcaaaaaatcaaaacagcaaTATTTTTTGGATAAAATTTGGTGGGTAATATGTTTCTCCTGGTTTGGATAACTGTAATGACTCTGGTTCAGCCCTGTAATGGGAGTCAGACTTGTAGTGCCTGTCACCCTCCCACTGATTTTCTGACAGCTTAGAGTTTTTACACTAAATTTAAATCTAACGTTTGTGCTACCACAAAAGTGCATCATTTAATGTGCACCAGTCACTTGTCAGTTATTGAAATGCAAGATCTCTGCCTTGGTCAGACGGTTCAGGCTTTTTTTACTGACTCTGAGTTCTCCTTACCCCATTGACTCTGTCTATGAACTTCCTATGCCTCAGTGAATTACAAAACAATATTAGGTATGATACCATTTGCCAGAAATAACAACAATGACATGGACAGTTATAGAATGGCCGACAGAATACATCATGGTCTTTACTGTAACCAAGATATTTATCATAACCCTAGTGGAGCCACTGTGGCTGTAGTGTCCTAGCAGTTCTAGCCAGGAATTCCCTTCATACACCTGAGACCTGTGCCTTCCCAGTAGTCCCCAACCCCTTCCCTTATTGCATTTCTAATAAATTCCCCCGTCATTATTGTCATATTGACGTGGCAGAGGAAGGTAATATTTTAACCCTCCAAAGCATTCCAAAAATAATACCAAGTTTGATTGTTTCACAGAGAAAGGCTATTGTGTATTCACAGGAAGCACCATAGTCCCGAGTTCTCTCAGCTGATTCTTTAAAATGATTGAAATTCTCTAGATACACACATATGTTTAGCAGTGGTATGCTGCCATCATCTGTATATAGTTTTCATTGTAGATCAAATGGAAACCACTAAATCTGGCCTAttagtgtatgtttttttattaagtgGAGGTATGAGCTGTGTTTCTTGAACAGCTAGACATGGTGTTTTTCTGAATTCATCTCACAGCTGAATGTTTCAtccatcaataaaaaaaaaaacccaaaaacaaaatgcacttTTGACGGCTTCCTTGttgttacagtttttttttagtttgtttgctCTCCATTAATTtcttgtacatgtgtgtgtggtacaaGAATGACTTATATGGCTTACAGCAGcataaatatgtacatttttatgtgtGAACATTTACCCCAAGTGACTTCTGTTGGATTAAAAGGTTAAAAAGTAGCTTAGCTCCTACACTGCAATCCAGTTATTATTCCCTACAGCAATGCTTGATGTTTGtcatgaaaacatataaaagtACAACTGAATTTGTAATCTCCTTGATTGCCTTTCAGATCTTCTATAAAGTCACCAGAGAGATTTTCCCCGGTGAGGAGCTGCTACTTTTCATGAAGGCTGAAGAGTATTCATGTGACAGCATGGCCCCTGATATTCATGGTGCGCaccacacacaaatgcacaaaaatacatatcTGTCCTATGTCAAGACCAGATGAACACATACCCATCACTTATATGCACAGATTGCTAATTTGTCTTGCTTCCACCATGCAGAGGAGAGGCAGTACCGCTGTGAGGACTGTGACCAGCACTTTGAGTCTCGTAACCAGCTGCTGGACCACCAGAAACAGCCATGTGGGAtgcccccctcctccttccttaACCCAGGTTTGACTCTTATTTTTAAATAGGTGTGCTATTTCCATGCCATTGTAAACAGTGCATACTGAAGAGTGACAAGAAGGATGTGTAGCTGGGCTGGGAGAATATGACACCTGTGATGTAAGGGCTTTGTTTCCCACTGAAACTGCTGAAATAAGATCATACAATAATGTACCATGGAAATAGgagttttaaaatacattaactgtgatttattttatgcaattttaaaaatacagaagtgatattacatttttttactttacactACTGCGCCAAAATGACTATTAATCCACAACAGTTCTTGCACTCTACATTACTCCATTTATATTGTAATACTGTAGGTTGTTGTATGTATGAACCAGATATTTTATGTAATTGTATATGAGTGGACAACGGACTTAGCCCTGTATGAATTTTACAAAAGCTCTCACATCCAAGGTAAACACAAAGACCACAACATTTTGGTAGTGTAGACTGTAAAAAGACAAGTAGGAGGTCTAATATATATCAAAGGATCCCAGCGACAGGAATGCTGCGGCTATGTGGTGTGCACCCGAAACATTCAGCTATTATAATCAGCATTAAAGTTGTATGTCAGGTATTCCAGTTCAGTGTAAATCAAACAGTCTTTTTGCTGTGCGTATTGCTTTACTTAATCCTCCCGCACAGGAGGAGACAGCGACTTAAAGGCCCAAGAACCTCAAGACCTGCGACCTCTCCACATGTCCCATGGGCTTCACGAGTGTAAAGAGTGTGACCAGGTCTTCCCTGATGTCCAGAGGTAAGTAGTcacataatatatttaaaaaataattttgtgatgTATATCTCTATAGTGCACATTGAGAGCAACAGATTTCTTGATGAGCTGataaattgttgttttgttttctgtttcctgtagTCTGGAGGCCCATGTTCTGTCCCACTCTGAGGAGAGGGAATATAAGTGTGACCAGTGTCCCAAGGCCTTCAACTGGAAATCAAACCTGATTCGTCATCAGATGTCGCATGACAGTGGCAAACACTATGAATGCGAAAACTGCTCAAAGGTAAAGTGATGACTTTTGAAGGTGCTATTGAGTCTCAGAgcattttatggttttatttctttgccCACGTCTGTtctatgtatgtgtatattttagGTGTATATTATTTATTGGAGAAGCAGATAATAActcctctgtgtgtctgtgtggttccTTCCCCCAGCAGGTGTTCACAGACCCCAGTAACCTTCAGAGGCACATCCGCTCACAGCATGTTGGTGCACGGGCCCACGCCTGCTCTGACTGTGGCAAGACATTCGCTACGTCTTCAGGCCTCAAGCAGCATAAGCACATCCACAGCAGTGTCAAGCCCTTCATGTGTAAGTCACTAAGACCCTACCTATGTAAGTCTCCTCAGTAcgttataataataataataataataatgataacatGCTTGTGACTTGTCTTTAGTAGAAAATCTgtgatgtttttgaaaaaatagACTTTTATCCTTCCTCAGCTCCATCTCGAGAGTCCTTCATATAATGTTTTACATGAAGTACACTTGAGATTATATAGCAGCTGTGTGgcagaaacatttattttaagacATTTGGTTATATCTGCATCAGCACTCTCGCACAGTGCTGATATGGTGATAACAGCATTTAAACGAGCATGTAATTTGACTCAGTCCCACTTGGTCTAACCTTACTGTTTCCTTTCACAGTGACCCAGCCTGACCTACTGTTAGCGCTTACGCTAATGTTTCTTTCTCAGTTGATTTCACTCATAAATGCACCCTTTTGTCTCTGCTCTTCAGTAAACACATGTTGGTCTTTTACACTTTCACCTCCTCCCACCACAGACCTCACCTCCTTCCTTTAAAGCAttatgacctttgaccctttgCCCCTTCTGTCATACCCTGACCCTGCAGAGTAAAGCATACAAGGTCACAGAAATCTGTCTCCATACGAAAAGCGCACACTTATTACACTGCTATCTCCTTTCCAATCAAGCTCACActaatacaaacaaacatgcatatgTATATGTAGGGAAGAGTAGCTGTATCTCCACTGCAGACCTCTGActcccctctttctcctctctccttctgccACATCCACCATTCCTCACAAATAGCAACCACATGTACTGCTCTCTTCCCTGTGCTCCCTCTGAATAGGAGTCCATTTGCTGTAATCAGCAGAAAATATGCaggtttaaaaacaactaaTGGCTGTGTAAAAAAAGACAGAGCCGCCTCAAACATGATAGTTGTCTGAGAgagtacgtgtgtgtgtctgaagtATTAGTTTAAGTGAATGCTCCAGAAGGACATGTACGTGTTTTGGACAGTATTGTGCTCTATGTACATGTGATTTTCTTGTTACgtgatgtgcatgtgtctcAGAGCTTCCCTGTGAAAGTGAAGTGACAATCAACTACTGCTTAGCCCCCATTCTCCTCTTATCATGGGTTCATAATATTTAGTTTACATTTATTAAGAGCTGATGAATACACATATGTAGTAAATGAAATCTTGTCATGCACGTTATTTGTCTGTAAATGTTGCAAGTACATAATTTATagtgcatttcttttttgtagttTGCTCCAGCAATGTTTGCTCACAATGTTTCAATCCCGTTTTAAAATTTGATGTATTTTCAGGCTTCATATATATACGGCCTACTTCACTGCAAATACCTACAGTTTGAGATCTATTTGATTTCTTTTAGTCAGGTGAAAGGTGTTCAgagctttcaggaaaaagcaggtatagacaatggatggatggaaaggtGTTCAGATGCAGAATCCAAATTTGTTCATGTGTTGCAGGACACTTGCACAATTTAAAGTGAGAAACATCATGTGCAAAATCAAAGGAATCCAGCTCTTCCAAATGTTTTcaactatattatatatatatatatatatatatatttacttacTCTTGGCTCAAGCATTCCCATTTGGCTATTCTCTAGGGTGTTTATTTAAATCTGTTTCCACAATACTTTTCTCGCACAGCTTCTTCATCTGCTTAAATTGCCTCTTGTGCACCTTGAGGCTGGAAGTCATCCAAAGTATGCAGAATTGTAATCACAGTGTGAACCTAACCACTTCCTTATCCTTGTTATGAAGCTCTAATAACAATGTGAGCAAAATCAATCATCCAGAGCTGCTTCCAACTGCTTTCTTAAATTATTGGATGATCAAAGTCTTATTGAACCATCAGCTGTGGTGTAGCTGATCTCCAAAATGTGGTGGTAGGGGCAACAAAGAGGGACACCTTCCCTGTTTTATAATCTCAATTTTTTTGTTACTAATATTAGatctgcaaaaaaaatgtatggGAAAACAATAGGTATTTGATTACTATAGCCTATTGTATATAATAAAGTTATCCTTAAGCAGTAGATAATAATGTATGTTGACAGATTAATAATGGTGGTAGATAATGTCAGACAGAGGGTTGTTCTGGGGACGGGTGTTgtcattgtactgtatgtctacCAGGGTCAGATagaatgacagacagacatacagggGCAGACTGTGGGAAGGTCACTTAGCACAGGATGACAGAGACCCAGCTATGGGGACAAGGTGAGGGGGCTGAGGGGGTGATGGGAGAGGCCTGGAGGGGGAAGAGGGAAGAGGGGCATTAGAGGACGTGAGACCTGTCCCTGGGAACCGGACTCCAGGATAGGATTCATTCAACTCCACTTCCTTCACAAACTTAAAATAGAGCCATTGTACTGCATGTGGTTGAgaatgcgtgtgtgtttgtgtatctgtatgtctgcatgcctgtgtgtctgtgtgattcagtttctctgtgtatgtgaaTATTTTGTGAATGTGCctacatgtgtctctgtgtgggtGTCTCTGTGTGCTTGTTTATGTACTCCCTGGGAGCGTccctgtgaggacaatggacCTGGAGATGCCTGGGAATTTGGTTTGATGTGCAGGTGATGAGTGGCAGCAGCTGACTCACACCATCAGTCAAAGAGACTCCTTTACAATGCCAGGATCTAGACACAACTCTCCTTCTTATTTTGCTGCAAAACTCTTCACAGGGTATTAATGGGAACACAAGCAAATCATCTATATGGCATTTCCTCTGCCTTAGTTTGAGCCAGCTTGAAGCATGTTAACTAGAGATGTCATATCAAGTGATGTTATCaagatattgtgtgtgtgtgggctggtGTGGATTACATACTAATACCTTCTATATTTGTCTCCATGTTCCTGCAGGTGAGGTATGCCACAAGTCCTACACTCAGTTCTCTAACCTGTGCCGCCACAAACGCATGCACGCTGACTGCCGCACACAGATCAAGTGCAAGGACTGTGGGCAGATGTTCAGTACCACATCCTCACTCAACAAGCACCGGCGCTTCTGTGAAGGCAAGAACCATTTCACAGCAGGGGGATTGTTTGCCCAGGGTGTGCCACTCCCTGGTGCCCCTGGATTGGACAAATCAGCTCTGGCAATGGGTCACAGCAGTGCTGGACTGGCTGATTACTTTGGGGCCAGTCGCCACCACGGTGGGCTAACTTTCCCTGCTGCTCCAGCATTCCCATTCAGCTTCCCTGGCCTCTTCCCCTCTGGACTCTACCATCGGCCACCACTTATTCCTGCTACCACTTCTCCTGTCAAACAACCAATCCATGCACCTGTTGCTGGGTCCGGTGCAGAGCTAAGTAAGAGTCCACTGCTGCCTACGAGTCCTGGCACTCAAGAGTCCAGAGAGCTCCTCAAAGCTCTTTGCAAGGATGGTGGTTCACATGGCAATCAGATGCCAGGCTCAGAGCTCCAGACCCAGAGTTCCTCATCCTTGACAAAGCAGCGAAACAAGCAGAGTGACCAGTCCGAGAGCAGCGATTTGGACGATGTCAGTACACCCAGCGGAAGTGATCTGGAGAGCACATCAGGCTCTGAGCTGGAGAGCGACATGGACAGTGAAAGGGAAAGGGGAGCTGCTCGAGAAAATGGCAAAGGCCCTAAGAGGAAGGCCAGTGAAGGAGGCCCCCAGAGCCCAAGCCTAACAGGCAGCAGTGCTGCTAGAGACTTTCCAGGGCCTTCTCTCATTCCATCCTCGCTGGACGAGCATACAGCTGTAACAGGGGCTGTGAATGACTCTATTAAGGCTATTGCCTCCATTGCTGAGAAGTACTTTGGCTCCACGGGGTTGGCTGGCCTGCAGGACAAGAAGGTCGGGTCTCTGCCCTATCCGTCCATGTTCCCACTGCCTTTCTTCCCAGCGTTCTCTCCCCCAGTTTACTCTTTCCCAGACAGGGATCTCAGACCTCCAGGCCTAAAGGGTGAGCCGCAGTCACCAGCAGATGACTGTAAAAAGGCCCAGGGTAAATCTTTATCTGAGTCACCATTTGACCTCACTACCAAGCGAAAGGAGGAGAAGCTGGCCTCTTTCACTCCCTCCAAACCAGAGGCCACCCACTCAATTGGTCAGGATCAGCCACTAGATCTGAGCCTGGGGACTAGGGGCCGTGGACGCAATCCAAAAGAAGAGGAGACAAAGAAGAACCTGGCTTATGAAGAGGAGAAGGGAGTGGTGGACATCCCAAAAGCAGACACCTCCTTGCAACATGCCAGGCCCACCCCTTTCTTCATGGACCCCATCTATAGGTATTGTTATTCCCAGTAGCTTACTTAGTTTTAATTCATGTGATTGTAGCAATTTCACAGCATGTGTAACAGTACAGTATAGGCAAACTACTCATGTAAAATGCACATGAAAACTATATTACACAAGAGCAtgaaaaaatattcaaactaCAAAACTGTAACTTCTGGTGTCttttactgtaattatttttaagtATAAGTGTACTGGTATTTGTTGCTGTGCATGCGTTAA contains these protein-coding regions:
- the mecom gene encoding histone-lysine N-methyltransferase MECOM isoform X10, translated to MRSKGRARKLATNDGDDEFIIYPSDILEDMCGSDGDPTHSSALAEDLTSPPLSDNEASPQHHLSLQHPSIFLPQEDLPIPLDFELRESTVPGGGLGIWSCRKVNIGERFGPYEGEHRPYLQDPTQGWKILDGSGHVKFCVDASKPDTGSWLKHIQFAPEDKQHNLTACQIDDQIFYKVTREIFPGEELLLFMKAEEYSCDSMAPDIHEERQYRCEDCDQHFESRNQLLDHQKQPCGMPPSSFLNPGGDSDLKAQEPQDLRPLHMSHGLHECKECDQVFPDVQSLEAHVLSHSEEREYKCDQCPKAFNWKSNLIRHQMSHDSGKHYECENCSKQVFTDPSNLQRHIRSQHVGARAHACSDCGKTFATSSGLKQHKHIHSSVKPFMCEVCHKSYTQFSNLCRHKRMHADCRTQIKCKDCGQMFSTTSSLNKHRRFCEGKNHFTAGGLFAQGVPLPGAPGLDKSALAMGHSSAGLADYFGASRHHGGLTFPAAPAFPFSFPGLFPSGLYHRPPLIPATTSPVKQPIHAPVAGSGAELSKSPLLPTSPGTQESRELLKALCKDGGSHGNQMPGSELQTQSSSSLTKQRNKQSDQSESSDLDDVSTPSGSDLESTSGSELESDMDSERERGAARENGKGPKRKASEGGPQSPSLTGSSAARDFPGPSLIPSSLDEHTAVTGAVNDSIKAIASIAEKYFGSTGLAGLQDKKVGSLPYPSMFPLPFFPAFSPPVYSFPDRDLRPPGLKGEPQSPADDCKKAQGKSLSESPFDLTTKRKEEKLASFTPSKPEATHSIGQDQPLDLSLGTRGRGRNPKEEETKKNLAYEEEKGVVDIPKADTSLQHARPTPFFMDPIYSRVEKRRMSDPFETLKDKYMRPTPGFLFHPQMSAIENMAEKLETFGSLKPESGDLLRSVPSMFDFRAPPSALPETLLRKGKERYTCRYCGKIFPRSANLTRHLRTHTGEQPYRCKYCDRSFSISSNLQRHIRNIHNKEKPFKCHLCDRCFGQQTNLDRHLKKHENGNLSGTAMSSPQSELDSGSAILDDKEDSYFNEIRNFISNTGQNQTSPDPSEEGLNGGVFEEEKPLMASHGSRDLEDEEVEELGADEEEAEDTTNTSGKPGGEVLPSNLSEDVIQDEMDFTGPNDLNLNCKTSPRRYKDEEDQSSYSALDHIRHFSGLRKLEESELSDGDGDEDDGSFGSPSLTEAVKQPLFRKSKSQAYAMMLSLAEKDSLHPATHTPATMWHSLARAAAESSAIQSLSHV
- the mecom gene encoding histone-lysine N-methyltransferase MECOM isoform X5; the encoded protein is MRSKGRARKLATNDGDDEFIIYPSDILEDMCGSDGDPTHSSALAEDLTSPPLSDNEASPQHHLSLQHPSIFLPQEDLPIPLDFELRESTVPGGGLGIWSCRKVNIGERFGPYEGEHRPYLQDPTQGWKILDGSGHVKFCVDASKPDTGSWLKHIQFAPEDKQHNLTACQIDDQIFYKVTREIFPGEELLLFMKAEEYSCDSMAPDIHEERQYRCEDCDQHFESRNQLLDHQKQPCGMPPSSFLNPGGDSDLKAQEPQDLRPLHMSHGLHECKECDQVFPDVQSLEAHVLSHSEEREYKCDQCPKAFNWKSNLIRHQMSHDSGKHYECENCSKQVFTDPSNLQRHIRSQHVGARAHACSDCGKTFATSSGLKQHKHIHSSVKPFMCEVCHKSYTQFSNLCRHKRMHADCRTQIKCKDCGQMFSTTSSLNKHRRFCEGKNHFTAGGLFAQGVPLPGAPGLDKSALAMGHSSAGLADYFGASRHHGGLTFPAAPAFPFSFPGLFPSGLYHRPPLIPATTSPVKQPIHAPVAGSGAELSKSPLLPTSPGTQESRELLKALCKDGGSHGNQMPGSELQTQSSSSLTKQRNKQSDQSESSDLDDVSTPSGSDLESTSGSELESDMDSERERGAARENGKGPKRKASEGGPQSPSLTGSSAARDFPGPSLIPSSLDEHTAVTGAVNDSIKAIASIAEKYFGSTGLAGLQDKKVGSLPYPSMFPLPFFPAFSPPVYSFPDRDLRPPGLKGEPQSPADDCKKAQGKSLSESPFDLTTKRKEEKLASFTPSKPEATHSIGQDQPLDLSLGTRGRGRNPKEEETKKNLAYEEEKGVVDIPKADTSLQHARPTPFFMDPIYRVEKRRMSDPFETLKDKYMRPTPGFLFHPQFRLPDQRTWMSAIENMAEKLETFGSLKPESGDLLRSVPSMFDFRAPPSALPETLLRKGKERYTCRYCGKIFPRSANLTRHLRTHTGEQPYRCKYCDRSFSISSNLQRHIRNIHNKEKPFKCHLCDRCFGQQTNLDRHLKKHENGNLSGTAMSSPQSELDSGSAILDDKEDSYFNEIRNFISNTGQNQTSPDPSEEGLNGGVFEEEKPLMASHGSRDLEDEEVEELGADEEEAEDTTNTSGKPGGEVLPSNLSEDVIQDEMDFTGPNDLNLNCKTSPRRYKDEEDQSSYSALDHIRHFSGLRKLEESELSDGDGDEDDGSFGSPSLTEAVKQPLFRKSKSQAYAMMLSLAEKDSLHPATHTPATMWHSLARAAAESSAIQSLSHV
- the mecom gene encoding histone-lysine N-methyltransferase MECOM isoform X4: MRSKGRARKLATNDGDDEFIIYPSDILEDMCGSDGDPTHSSALAEDLTSPPLSDNEASPQHHLSLQHPSIFLPQEDLPIPLDFELRESTVPGGGLGIWSCRKVNIGERFGPYEGEHRPYLQDPTQGWKILDGSGHVKFCVDASKPDTGSWLKHIQFAPEDKQHNLTACQIDDQIFYKVTREIFPGEELLLFMKAEEYSCDSMAPDIHEERQYRCEDCDQHFESRNQLLDHQKQPCGMPPSSFLNPGGDSDLKAQEPQDLRPLHMSHGLHECKECDQVFPDVQSLEAHVLSHSEEREYKCDQCPKAFNWKSNLIRHQMSHDSGKHYECENCSKQVFTDPSNLQRHIRSQHVGARAHACSDCGKTFATSSGLKQHKHIHSSVKPFMCEVCHKSYTQFSNLCRHKRMHADCRTQIKCKDCGQMFSTTSSLNKHRRFCEGKNHFTAGGLFAQGVPLPGAPGLDKSALAMGHSSAGLADYFGASRHHGGLTFPAAPAFPFSFPGLFPSGLYHRPPLIPATTSPVKQPIHAPVAGSGAELSKSPLLPTSPGTQESRELLKALCKDGGSHGNQMPGSELQTQSSSSLTKQRNKQSDQSESSDLDDVSTPSGSDLESTSGSELESDMDSERERGAARENGKGPKRKASEGGPQSPSLTGSSAARDFPGPSLIPSSLDEHTAVTGAVNDSIKAIASIAEKYFGSTGLAGLQDKKVGSLPYPSMFPLPFFPAFSPPVYSFPDRDLRPPGLKGEPQSPADDCKKAQGKSLSESPFDLTTKRKEEKLASFTPSKPEATHSIGQDQPLDLSLGTRGRGRNPKEEETKKNLAYEEEKGVVDIPKADTSLQHARPTPFFMDPIYSRVEKRRMSDPFETLKDKYMRPTPGFLFHPQFRLPDQRTWMSAIENMAEKLETFGSLKPESGDLLRSVPSMFDFRAPPSALPETLLRKGKERYTCRYCGKIFPRSANLTRHLRTHTGEQPYRCKYCDRSFSISSNLQRHIRNIHNKEKPFKCHLCDRCFGQQTNLDRHLKKHENGNLSGTAMSSPQSELDSGSAILDDKEDSYFNEIRNFISNTGQNQTSPDPSEEGLNGGVFEEEKPLMASHGSRDLEDEEVEELGADEEEAEDTTNTSGKPGGEVLPSNLSEDVIQDEMDFTGPNDLNLNCKTSPRRYKDEEDQSSYSALDHIRHFSGLRKLEESELSDGDGDEDDGSFGSPSLTEAVKQPLFRKSKSQAYAMMLSLAEKDSLHPATHTPATMWHSLARAAAESSAIQSLSHV